A DNA window from bacterium contains the following coding sequences:
- a CDS encoding peptidase S8, with the protein MKKLSLVAGSLAMALLAGCSTGPMIGGIGGGDSSTDFRADGTSKTEIVVRFNTASVKGLPYKVKKTIKGINASVIEVPSGKTPEQVIADIKAKYSVKYAHNVNRVMMDVYDDPMIKDQYSLNITNALQAWDTQKGDMNTMIAVIDSGVDMTHPDLKDKIVKAYNVFSKDANVKDMNGHGTHCAGIAAAALNGVGTAGVAPNCGIMAVQVLNSQGGGSDQTIADGIVWAADNGAKVMTMSLGLYKRSKVVEDALQYALDKDVVLCASAGNNNAMNDPETAPHLPSTYPGVIEVAATDAKDQKASFSNWGKTVVVAAPGHQILSTVPTYANGTGKTSYSTMSGTSMASPFAAGVAGLIRSQHPEWNREQVRQAMEKAVADLGQPGFDQYFGHGRVDALKAVSL; encoded by the coding sequence ATGAAGAAGCTGTCCCTGGTTGCTGGTTCGCTCGCGATGGCCCTCCTCGCCGGCTGCTCCACTGGCCCCATGATCGGTGGCATCGGTGGCGGCGATTCGTCGACCGATTTCCGCGCGGACGGCACGTCCAAGACCGAGATCGTGGTCCGCTTCAACACCGCCTCGGTGAAGGGCCTCCCCTACAAGGTCAAGAAGACGATCAAGGGCATCAACGCCAGCGTCATCGAAGTCCCCTCGGGCAAGACCCCCGAGCAGGTCATCGCCGACATCAAGGCCAAGTACTCGGTCAAGTACGCCCACAACGTCAACCGCGTCATGATGGACGTCTATGACGACCCCATGATCAAGGACCAGTACTCGCTCAACATCACCAACGCCCTCCAGGCCTGGGACACCCAGAAGGGTGACATGAACACCATGATCGCCGTCATCGACAGCGGCGTGGACATGACCCACCCCGACCTCAAGGACAAGATCGTCAAGGCCTACAACGTGTTCTCGAAGGACGCCAACGTCAAGGACATGAATGGCCACGGCACCCACTGCGCCGGCATCGCGGCCGCTGCCCTCAACGGCGTCGGCACCGCGGGCGTTGCCCCCAACTGCGGCATCATGGCGGTCCAGGTCCTCAACTCGCAGGGTGGCGGCAGCGACCAGACCATCGCCGACGGCATCGTCTGGGCGGCTGACAACGGCGCCAAGGTCATGACCATGAGCCTCGGCCTCTACAAGCGCAGCAAGGTCGTCGAGGACGCCCTCCAGTACGCCCTCGACAAGGACGTCGTGCTCTGCGCCTCGGCCGGCAACAACAACGCCATGAACGATCCCGAGACCGCGCCCCACCTGCCCTCGACCTACCCCGGCGTGATCGAGGTCGCGGCCACCGATGCCAAGGACCAGAAGGCTTCCTTCTCGAACTGGGGCAAGACGGTCGTCGTGGCGGCCCCCGGCCACCAGATCCTCTCGACCGTTCCCACCTACGCCAACGGCACCGGCAAGACCTCGTACTCCACGATGAGCGGCACCTCGATGGCTTCGCCCTTCGCCGCCGGCGTTGCGGGCCTCATCCGCAGCCAGCACCCCGAGTGGAACCGCGAGCAGGTTCGCCAGGCCATGGAGAAGGCGGTTGCTGACCTCGGCCAGCCCGGCTTCGACCAGTACTTCGGCCACGGCCGCGTCGACGCGCTCAAGGCCGTCAGCCTCTAA
- a CDS encoding c-type cytochrome, which produces MKADWSKTLGVALGGILLVAGAAQAQQLKIKPEWGLRPLPAVKAPASNPTTPAKIELGKMLFFDPRISGDGSLSCASCHLPSKGWADGRPTGSGFKGKVLARNTPSVINSAHYKTQFWDGRAPSLEEQAKGPLFNPDEMNSTPEKVVKALSGIPEYRKRFKQVFGGEPTVDRTAAAIAAFERTIVSGPSAFDRYLKGDKKALSASARRGFRVFTRDADCIACHKGPNFTDDNFYNIGVPGSGDKDKGRYAISRDRKDMGAFKTTGLRDVALTAPYMHDGSMKTLRDAVKHYEKVEESYPNLSDKIKRWGMTSDDIDDVVEFLKALSGPPIKVTPPKLPS; this is translated from the coding sequence GTGAAAGCCGATTGGTCGAAAACGCTCGGGGTGGCGCTGGGGGGGATCCTGCTCGTTGCAGGGGCTGCTCAGGCCCAGCAGCTCAAGATCAAGCCCGAGTGGGGCCTGCGCCCCTTGCCCGCGGTGAAAGCCCCCGCGAGCAACCCTACCACCCCCGCCAAGATCGAGCTGGGCAAGATGCTCTTCTTCGACCCGCGGATCTCGGGCGACGGCTCCCTCTCGTGCGCCTCGTGCCACCTGCCGAGCAAGGGCTGGGCCGACGGGCGTCCCACGGGCAGCGGCTTCAAGGGCAAGGTGCTTGCGCGCAACACCCCTTCGGTCATCAACTCGGCCCACTACAAGACCCAGTTCTGGGATGGGCGCGCCCCCTCGCTCGAAGAGCAGGCCAAGGGCCCCCTGTTCAACCCCGACGAGATGAACAGCACCCCCGAGAAGGTGGTCAAGGCCCTCTCGGGCATCCCCGAGTACCGCAAGCGCTTCAAGCAGGTCTTCGGCGGCGAGCCGACCGTGGATCGGACGGCGGCTGCGATCGCCGCTTTCGAGCGCACCATTGTGAGCGGCCCTTCGGCCTTCGACCGCTACCTCAAGGGTGACAAGAAGGCCCTGAGCGCCTCGGCCCGTCGCGGCTTCAGGGTCTTCACCCGTGATGCGGACTGCATCGCCTGCCACAAGGGTCCCAACTTCACCGACGACAACTTCTACAACATCGGGGTGCCGGGCTCGGGCGACAAGGACAAGGGCCGCTATGCGATCAGTCGCGATCGCAAGGACATGGGCGCCTTCAAGACCACCGGCCTGCGCGACGTGGCGCTCACCGCCCCCTACATGCACGACGGGTCCATGAAGACCCTGCGGGATGCGGTCAAGCACTACGAGAAGGTCGAGGAGTCCTACCCCAACCTCAGCGACAAGATCAAGCGCTGGGGCATGACCTCGGACGATATCGACGACGTGGTCGAGTTCTTGAAGGCCCTGAGCGGGCCGCCCATCAAGGTGACCCCGCCCAAGCTGCCCAGCTAG